The Edaphobacter flagellatus sequence ACATTCATGCGGCCACGAAGGAGGAGAGGAGCGTCGACCTAGCGCTTCAGATCGACGCTGTGCTCAATCGCCAGCTCGTGCGCCGCCTCGTGCTCTGGAACTTCGGGCCGGAATGCCCTATGCCGACGCTGAAGCACGATGTCTCGAACGAAGAGGATCTCGGAAAACGAATCACTGTCGACGACACACTGCAACAAATGGGGCTGCCGATCTCGAAGAAGTATGCCTATGAGCGTTACGGCGTGGAGGTTCCAGATGAGCATGAGGAGCTGCTGACGCGCCCTGCAGGTCCTGCAACGGGTATCAACACACCAGCAGGACCGCCTGATTGTCCACAGTTCAACTCGGAACGCGAGCGATAGGTAGAAATGGAGATCAAAGCCTTCGACAATCTTTTCAAGCAGATGAGCGCAGAGGCTCGCGCCGAATACCGCGAGCGCATCGCGCAGATTGCAAAGGGCGCGGAGCGAGCTCATGTGGGGCTTGGTTCGTGAGGCGGAACATTTTTGCGGGGCCAGATCATTTCGAGCGATTGAGCCTTGACATTCCACAAATACTGGTCATAATTCTTGTCACGGTTCTGCCCACGATTGGCAACCAGTTTCCTCCCCCGAAAAACAACTAAATATTGAATTCGGCTTTGTTAGCAAATCCTTTACCGGTGACTAGCATGAGGAGATTCTTGTTTCTGTGTTTGGTTTTTCAGTTCATTTGCTTTGGAACATTCTCTGCACTGGCTCAGCAACACGTTGTCTATCCAACAGTGCCGCCTCCACCTCACACGCCTCAAGAAATTCTTCTTCTATTTACGGGTAATACTGCTGATGAACGGATTTTGCTCACGTTAAACAACAACCGGCCAAACACGTTGAAGGCGATGATTACCGTCTTTACGTCATCAGGAGTTTCGACCTCTCTTCCCGATGTTGATCTTGTCCCGCAAGAAAGCAAATTGATCGAACTCAGCCCGGTCCTTAAGGCCGCTGGTTTATCGCATCAGGAGCTCGGTTGGCTGAAAATAGACTATAGCGGTGTTCGGCTGGAGCTTGGCGCGCAACTGACGCTGTACCCAACATCGAATAGTCCAGGTGTGGATTCGCCAAGGAGCCTTAGCGGCGATTTCAAGAGTGTAGAGCGAGATGCCGTCTTCTGGATGCCGGAACGGGGCAAAGCATATCTTGCGTTGACGAATAGTTCGACTGGAAACATTGATGTAAAGATGAAATGCGGTCCGCTCTCGGATGAGTTTGTTATTCCTTCCAAAACTACAACAATACGTCGGGTAGAACTTCACGATGCATCGATCGTCCATGTAGGAAGGTTTCCTGTTTCGTGCGATATGACTTCGGACGGGGCTATCGACGCCTTACGTCCTGTGGGCACAGTCATTGCAGATGGGTATTCAGCTCCAATACGCTTTTATGACCCTAAAACGGCGACATTTCCCAGCCTGACAGCTGTGGGCCTGGATCCGTCTGCTGAAACACATGTCACTGTTCACAACGTCTCAGATGCACCGGTCGACATTACGCCGATTGTGCGTGAAGCAGCGTTATCTAATCCACTTACGAAGAATCTCGCCACTCAAACACTTGCTCCGCACGAATCGCGTGAGGTCTCGATTGGCGATTCGCTTTCATCCTTTCGTGCTGCTGGAATCTCCCGCGTCACCTTAACGCTGAAAACATTGTCTCCGAACGGATCGATTGTCGGTTCCGTGACCCAAATCAGTCTTTCAGATCACTTGGTTGAAGATATACCGTTGCGAACGAGCAATCCACCAGCATTCGCGCGTGGTTCCTATCCGCTGCGGTGGGATGAAGACTATACAAATTTGGTTACTGTTACGAACACTGCCGACGAGACACTCCGCATCGGAGGGCAGATCACTGCTGGCGATACAACCTACGTTTTCAAACGCACCGACATCGAACCAGGAGCAACGATAGTATTCGATGTTGACAAATGGAAAAAGGACGCTGTTCCAGATGTGAATGGCAAAGTTATTCCACAGGATGCGAAGTACGGCAAATTCCACTGGATAGAAATGTCTAATGGCAAAAAGGCAGGCTTATTAGGACGCACTTCTCTTTCCAGCGTTGCGAATAGGAGAAAGAGTAGCTTCAGCTGCGGATCTACCTGCGAATATAACTTCACGAAGCATCCATACTTCGATCCAACAGTGTTTGCCTTAATGGGTGTTGGAGATAATGCAGCAATCGGAGCAACTGAATTTGACAGCATGCTGAACGGTAATAACTATCACTATCCAGCTGACGTCCCCAACGGGGATGTATGGGCGGATTCAAGTGTGGTTGGCTTTGCATTGGGCTCGCCCAACATCACCGAAGCAGCAAATTCATTGGGTACTACCAATGTTACTTACAATTTTTACGATGCAGAGTTCTCATACGATCCAGATTACGAGACCTGCAATGAAAACGATCTTCCTTCCCAACCTACTGGCGCTTCAACCGTGGGAGCACGATTGGATTTGGAGATCTCTAGTTGCCAAAATAACGGAGGTACATTTCGGCTGACGGGGGGTTGGGGAAATACGTCTAATCCAGCAAATGCGTGCAGGCTAAGTGACAGTAAAGATTTACCAAACGCTTATGGAGGGTCTTGCGGTCAGATCGCTGGAGGTGTTTGGTGCTTCAATTCAAACGCCGATTCGAACGGGAAGTCCTACAGCTATTGCACATCTGGCCCACGATATGCAGATAAGCCGGACAGTACTTGCACAAGATTTGTTGATAAGGGCTACCCGTTCACCACTACCGCCATCACACCATAACTATCGGACGACATCAAATGATCAAACAATCAATACGATCTCTCATTTCTAGAATCTCGGTAGCTTTCGTCAGCCTGATAATTATCCCTGTCTCAATCCATAGCCAGCAGGTAAGCACTGCTCCGTTCCCTCTGACTCTCAATTGGGTTGAAAATGACATCTCAAGCGAGGGCGGCGGTATAACAGCTGGTTGTGTCCTCGTTTTCGCTACGGGCGAGTTTCATCTTGAGCGAAAGAGGCAGCTGATGTCTTCTCATCAAGCGACAATCAATGTATACACTGGCACCCTCTCAGAGGCACAGCTAAGCAATGTGAAGGCTTTATTGTCCGATAAAGGTCTTCTATCCCTTCCAGATTTCAAGAAGCCTGAATTCTCTCGGGGAAGTAACTATCTAGAAAGTGCTTCTTTGAGGTTCTATCAAGAAAATAGACCGAAAGATGTTGGTTACTTCATTTGGCGCGGACTCCGCCCGGAAGATTCAATTGAGGGCGCGTCGGAAGAAGTCAAGAATGAACAATACAAAGCAAAGACTGCAATAGTCCCTTTCATTCAGTGGCAAAAATCACTCACCGGTAAAAGTGTCGATATCACCAAAAGCAAGTATAAAGGTTGCAACTACGAAAGCTAATTTCGCAGACTACGATATGGAAATGGAAGTATTTCCCAAAGCATGGCTAAGGTGATCAACATCGGCGGCTGGCAGAGTATCAGGCAGGCTTCAATCTGTTTGGACGGCTGACGGTGCTGCGAGGCGCTGTCCAGAAGACGAAGAAGCCGCTGCAGCTCTACACCAGCACGCATCTCTTCGCCGATCAGCAGCAGAGCAATGGCGACATCCAGATTTACACCAGATTCGATCTGCCATCGGCAGGCGCGCTCGAATACCTTCGCAACCTGACTCCTCTCACACGCGATATCTTCGAGGGCCTGACGAAGCAATACAAGCACGATGCCTTCACCATCGCGGGCGTCAATGATCAGCGGATCATAGAGAAGGTGCGCGATGTGCTTGGCGAGGTCGTCACCAGTGGCGGCACGGCTGAGGACTTCCGCAACGCCGTCAACTCGATCACTGATGAAGCTGATGCAGATCGGCTCTCGGCATTTAAGATTCAGATCTCGGTTAGGAACGCCGTGATCCGCTCACATACATTACGACGACCTGCCGTAGCGCATGTTTGTCGTCAATGGCGGGAGATCCTAAATGAGCGAAGCAGCCATTATCGTCAGCTTGTTTGTGATCTTCTGGACCGGCTTTCAGATGCTGGTGCAATCTATCTAGCGCAGAGGGGAACGTCTAAGGGCGCTACCTTGTCGAGCCAGGGTCGAGAAACCGCAAGAAGATTCTTCTCCTGACGTTCAGCGGTTCTACAGTCGTACAGCACATTCGTCTTTGCCTGAGCACGAACCAAAACGAAGGCCTTATCGGAGCTTCTGGCTGTTATCAAACATCAGAGTCAGATCAGCGATACCTGCGGCAACCTTAATGGCGCGTTGCGTGCGCGGAAACCGAGAGAGGAGCTTATCTTCGGGTACCGCATGTCCACCCATCTGTTGTCTTGTGCGGACGCGCAGAACAGACAGTCCTTCATGCGTGAGTCCGACGAATAAGAGTGCTACGGAATATCCGGCAGCTTGGAACTTGTGAATCAGATCGATCTTCGACTCAACTGTCCCGTCAGGTAGTTCACGCCAATGTGAAAAGACTGTTTCGTAGGCGAACGAGACTTGCTGACGAACGACCTGCTCGACCAGAGAGGTGACAGCTGCTTGAGAGATGCGCTGCCATCTCTCGTCATCGTCACGCAGTTCCTTAGCCCATGTTGGGAGGTTGGCCAGATCTCCGCCATCGGGCTCCGGAAGAATCGACAACGTTAATCGGTCGGCGTTGAGTAAAGGAATTCGGAGCGCTTGCGAGAGACGTTGATTCCAGAGCGTAGACTTGCCCGACCCGTTGTGACCAGCGACGATGATCGCAAGAGGACGATCTCGTGGAATATTTTGGAGCAGGGACTCTGCGTCCGGCGGCGCTGCCGACATCAGGCGTTCTTAGTCTTGACAACCCGAAACTGACCGTTAGAGAACCGCCCGATGGTCCGAGTGCCATCCGCCGATTCACGAACAATCTTTGAGGTGTCGGATGGAAGAACAGAGTAGGCGTAGACCTTCTTCGCAGAAGTTGCCTTCGTCACAAAAACGGCATCGCGCCGAATTCCAACTTTGCGGATGGCCTTCGAGATGTTGGCCACAAGAGTTTCGCTGTCGTCACGGTTCACGAGACGCTTGCTCCGGCCGTTGGCCCTAATCATCTGCGCGGGTGCCGCTGGTGTGGCCATGTGTATTCTCCTCTTCGAGAAGTGCCCTCAAAGACCTTTCCATAAGTATACCGCTGGCCCAAGGGACATTTGACTTCGAGGTGACGGATCATTCGATACCTAAACCATGCTGGCTGGCTCCCCGCGGGCCAGCCAATACGCCCACTGTGATTGCGATGGCTTTGTGGCATTTTTGTGGCAAATACCGCCGTTTGGGCCGGTTTTGCCGGTTTATCCGTCAGATATCTCCTTTACCGTCAACAGTTTAGGTTTGACGCGGCACCTTCACACGGTGGAAGTCGTAGGTTCGAATCCGATTGTCCCCCACGGCCAAGTGGCATATACCGGTTCTTCGTCAAAACCTTCGTCAAATTGTGCGCCGTAAAGGCTCCAAAAATGCCTCTCGGCTCCCACCTATCCTACAGAAAACAAACGTACTCTATGCTGTACCCGCCGCCTGTTAACCGAAGGGTTGTAGGTTCGAGTCCTACCTCAGGAGCCA is a genomic window containing:
- a CDS encoding DUF935 domain-containing protein, with amino-acid sequence MAKSKQSGLPPSAGDKVTYRGQDTVYEITHALGNIHAATKEERSVDLALQIDAVLNRQLVRRLVLWNFGPECPMPTLKHDVSNEEDLGKRITVDDTLQQMGLPISKKYAYERYGVEVPDEHEELLTRPAGPATGINTPAGPPDCPQFNSERER
- a CDS encoding zeta toxin family protein codes for the protein MSAAPPDAESLLQNIPRDRPLAIIVAGHNGSGKSTLWNQRLSQALRIPLLNADRLTLSILPEPDGGDLANLPTWAKELRDDDERWQRISQAAVTSLVEQVVRQQVSFAYETVFSHWRELPDGTVESKIDLIHKFQAAGYSVALLFVGLTHEGLSVLRVRTRQQMGGHAVPEDKLLSRFPRTQRAIKVAAGIADLTLMFDNSQKLR